TATGTaaaaatgcaaacacacacacacacacacacacacacacactcaagctCACTAAACATTTATTTCAGGTGCTTGTATCCCAGAAGTGATCTATTAACACCATAGTTCTCCTTGGCGCACCAGGTAAAATCCAATGGAGAACACCACTTGGGTGGCAAACCATACCGGACGATCAGATTTTGACCTAGTGGGACTCTTCAGTCAATTCAAGTACCCAGCTCTCCTTTGTTTGGtcatttttgtagttttcctgATGGCCTTGTCTGGAAACACCATCCTGATCCTTCTGATCCACTGTGATGCTCACCTTCATAACCCCATGTACTTTTTTATCACCCAGTTGTCTCTCATGGATGTGATGTACATTTCTGTCACTGTGCCCAAGATGCTCATGGACCAGATCATGGGTGTGAAACAGATCTCAGCTCCTGAGTGTGGGATGCAGATGTTTCTCTATCTGACACTAGGAGgttcagaagttttccttctagctgccatggcctatgaccgctatgtggccatctgcCATCCACTCCGTTATCCTATCCTCATGAACCATAGGGTGTGTCTCCTCTTGGTGTCTTCCTCCTGGTTTCTGGGATCTGTGGATGGATTTGTGCTCACACCCGTCACCATGACCTTCCCCTTCTGCAGATCCCGGGAGATCCACCATTTCTTCTGTGAGGTCCCTGCTGTAATGAAGCTTTCCTGCTCAGACACTTCCCTCTATGAGACACTTATGTACCTGTGTTGTGTCCTTATGCTCCTCATCCCTGTGACAGTCATTTCAAGCTCCTATTATTTCATCCTGTACACCATCCACAGGATGAACTCAGCAGAGGGACGGAAGAAGGCCTTTGCCACTTGTTCTTCCCACATGATGGTGGTCATCCTCTTCTATGGTGCTTCCATCTATACCTACATgcttccc
This genomic interval from Neomonachus schauinslandi unplaced genomic scaffold, ASM220157v2 HiC_scaffold_181, whole genome shotgun sequence contains the following:
- the LOC123323675 gene encoding olfactory receptor 2T29-like — its product is MENTTWVANHTGRSDFDLVGLFSQFKYPALLCLVIFVVFLMALSGNTILILLIHCDAHLHNPMYFFITQLSLMDVMYISVTVPKMLMDQIMGVKQISAPECGMQMFLYLTLGGSEVFLLAAMAYDRYVAICHPLRYPILMNHRVCLLLVSSSWFLGSVDGFVLTPVTMTFPFCRSREIHHFFCEVPAVMKLSCSDTSLYETLMYLCCVLMLLIPVTVISSSYYFILYTIHRMNSAEGRKKAFATCSSHMMVVILFYGASIYTYMLPTPYHTPEKDMIVSLFYTILTPVLNPLIYSLRNKDVTRALKKMLNVGSVFQESIK